From Bradyrhizobium sp. AZCC 1610:
TCTTCGCCCCCCGCTATAGGATGGCATTTCCAAGGTGATCGACTGGATGAGTTGTATCCACGACGTCGGGAGGCGGTGGTGCGTGCTTCTGGTCGGCAACCGCCGGCTCCGAAGTGTCGTGAGCCGACGCGGCATCGGTCGGAGACACGTCATCCTGCGGGGGAACGACGATGTCGCTGCTCAGCGTGACGCCGTAGTCGGTGTACTGGTTTCCGGTGTACAGAGCATTTGCTGGAGGCGGTGGCGCGTCGTCCAAGGCGATCACGTCGCCTGCGACGGGGGCTGGATCGACAGCGTCATTCGATACCTCCGTTACAACGTTGGCCGGCGCAGCGGTCGCGGATGCCGGAACCTCGATCGGTGCGTCAGCCGCGGTGGCGAGCGCGAGAAGGGTATCGGCTGGGTCGGAGGCTTGACTACCGCTGCTGGTATCCGGCGCTGTCGAATCTGATGCGTCGGTAGTCGGATCGCTCGGCGCGGCAGCGGTTGTGGCGAGCACCGGCTCGATCGTATCAACGGCCGGCGCCACACTCGCAAGAGCATCGCTCACCACATTGCCGGTGTCGGCCGGATCTGGCGCGTCGGTCGTCGGATGGCTCGGAGCGGCGGCGGTTGGGGTGAGCACCGGCCCGATCACATCAACGACCGGTGCCGCACTTGCAAGAGCATCGCTCGCCACATTGCCGGTGTCGGCCACCGGCCCCGCAGTCGCGGTGGCGTCATTCGTCAAGCTGCCAAGCGTGTCCACGCTGTCGGTCGCGGTCGTGAGCACCGGCTGCGCCGCCGCCACGACCGGCGCCGCCACGTCGACCACGTCATCGACCAGCGTCCCCGCGCTGTCGGTCGCGGTCGCGAGCACCGGCTGCGCCGCCGCCACGACCGGCGCCGCCACGTCGAGCACGTCATCGACCAGCGTGCCCGCGGTGTCGGTCACGGTCGTGAGCACCGGCTGCGCCGCCGCCACGACCGGCGCTGCCACGTCGACCACGTCATGGACCAGCGTCCCCGCGCTGTCGGTCGCGGTCGCGAGCACTGGCTGCGCCGCCGCCACGACCGGCGCCGCCACGTCGACCACGTCATGGACCAGCGTGCCCGCGTTGTCGGTCACGGTCGCGAGCACTGGCTGCGCCGCCGCCACGACCGGCGCTGCCACGTCGACCACGTCATGGACCAGCGCGCCCGCGGTGTCGGTCACGGTCGCGAGGACCGGCTCCGCCGCCGCCACGACCGGCGCTGCCACGTCGACCACGTCATCGACCAGCGCGCCCGCGGTGTCGGTCACGGTCGCGAGGACCGGCTCCGCCGCCGCCACGACCGGCGCTGCCACGTCGACCACGTCATTCACCAGCGGACCCACGCTGTCGGTCACGGGCGCGAGGACCGGCTCCGCCGGCGCCAAGGCTGGCGCAATCGTGCCGACCAAGTCATTGCTCAGATTGCCGACGCCTCCAAGTAGGCCGGCGGAGCCAATGATCGACGGATCAAAGGAGTCGCCAGGTACATTGGACTGAACGGGCCCGAGCGTTGACCCACCCGTCGGTTGACCGCTTCCGACACGGGAATCCGCTGACAGCAAGTTGACGGAATTATCGTCGATTGAGGCGTGAGTGTCATGATGACGGGAATCGGCATCATCGCCGCCTCCGCCTCCGCCTCCGCCGCCCCCGCCTCCACCCCCAGCGGCGGCGACAGCTTCTTCGCTGCGGGCGGCACTCGGCTTGGCCGCGTCTTTCTGCGGCTGCGTCAGAAACTCGGTCGGATCGAGCTGGACCGCATGCGCCTCCGACGACGCGGCGGGCTCCTCGGCCGTCTCATCCTCTGTGCTCGTTTTCGAGGGATCATGAGCCGGCGAATCGTCATTCGCAGCCTGCTGCGCCGCGCCTGCCAGAGCGGCTTTCGCCTGCTCCTCGGCCGCCGCGGAATTGAACGTGGCGGCGAGAAACTCCTCGCCGGCAATCAGCGGGGCAATGAAGAACGGCCAGGTCAAGAAACCAAAAGAGCCGGCTCGCTTGTTTGCACGCTGCGCTCCGGCTTCGAAGATCTTCTGCTCTTGTTCGAACAGTTCGCGTTTTTCTACTTCGCTCATGACCGTCGCCCTTCATCTCGTTATCTCGCCCCACTCACAAACTCGCCCGGCGAATTTACTGCCGGGCGAGCCTTTTCGGACATCAGGCGTGATTCACTCCTTCGTGCAACGTCACGTCGTCTTGCCCTATGTCGAACTGATCCGCCGGGCCCATCTGGCCGATGGCGTAATCCAGCGCATGGTCGGACGACATCGAAGCGAGCGCGCCCTGGATGTCACCCGAATGATCCGGACCGCGCGAGCCGAAATCACCTCGGGAGAAGTCGAACCTTGCCAGCATTTCACCCGGGCTATGATTGGTGTCTGCACTGCCCTTGCCACAGTCGTCTGACGGCCTGGGGGCGCAATAGTCCTTCTGCGGTTGGCAGTCCTTCGGTGGGCAATAGTCCTTCGGCGGCTCGCAGTAGTCCTTGTGCGGTCGGCAATCGTCGTTCTTGGCGTCCTTCCAACCACCGTCGTGCTTGCCGTGGTCGCCCTTGCCATCCTTCGAGTAGTCGTCCTTGCCGTGCTTCGAATGGCCGTCCTTGTGGCCGTCATCGGAGCAGTCATCGTTCTTGGCGTGCTTCGAATAACCGTCCTTGTCGCCATGCTTGGAATCACCGTCCTTGTCGCCGTCCTTCCAGTGGTCCCGACCCTTGTGATCGTCGTCGTTCTTGCCGTGCTTATCATCCTTGCCGTGCTTCGAATGGCCGTCCTTGTCGCCGTCCTTCCAGTGATCGCGATCCTTGTGATCGTGGTCATTCTTGGCGTGCTTCGAGTAATCATCCTTGCCGTGCTTGGAATAATCGTCCTTGTCGCCATTCTTCCAGTGGTCACGACCCTTGTGATCGTCATTCCACTTGGACTCCTTGCCGTCGCCGCAGTCGTCGGGCCTGGCTGGCTTGCAGTCCTCGCGTGGCATTGGAATCGGCTTCGGGTGGAAAAAGCTCGTAACGTTGTTCAGGATTGACATGGCTTCGCTCCTCGCTTCGGGTTTGCGACGGTCGCGGGCACATGCCTTGTCCGGATCATCACGCCGTCACCCTTAACTGTCGCCGACGCTCCCCGATGGATGCAGCGGCGAAAAATAAATTCACACTCATTCGATCTGCCGGCGCATGGCCACGAGTTCTCTCCGGATCCACGCCTTGACGGTTCCCACCGGTACCCCGAGGTATTCGGCGATCTCCTGGTGCGTGCAGCCGTCGATGATCGCCAACAGCAGGCTCGCGCGGTGCCTTGGCTCGAGCTGATCGAGCATGGCCCGTAGCGTCATGCTGTCCGGGATGCAGGACGCGGGGTCCTCCGGGACGGTCTGTTTCCGCTCGCAGATGGCGTTCAGCGTGTCTTCGCCGAGCGCGAGTTCGCGCCTGGCATTCTCCCGCATCTTGAGCGCCGTGTTGCGGACGATCGCGTAGATCCAGCATCGGGCGGATCCGCGTGCAGGATCGAAGTCTCTTGCATCTCGGAGAATCTGCGCGAATGCCTCATGGATGACGTCCTCCGCGCGTGACATGTCGTGGACGATGCGGTGTGCCATCGCGCGCAACTGGTCCTTCTCCCGGGCGTAGATTTTGCCGACGGCAGACTGCGATCCGGAGGCGCACTCGAGCAGCGCCGTCTCGTAGTTGAGAGTCTCGCAATTGAGATATGTATTGAGATCCCGCGCTGCGCTGGAGTGAGACTCTGCCGTTGTAAAGCCGGCGCCTGGGTGGGGCATGGTCGAACTCACCCTGTCGTAACGCACACGCAACCACTATTCCCGGAGAAGGAATATTTGTGATGAACTGCATTTCCAAGAAATGCCGATGGTGGTGGTGATGACGACCTGCATTTCCTAGAAATGCAAAGCGAGCTGTTGGAAAACTCAAAGCCAGCGGCATGAGTTTTGTTCCGGAAAAATTTTTCACTCGCCGCCATCGCGTCGTCGCCAGGGCGTACACCGCGCTTCACACTTCATGCAGGTTGCCACGCGAGCCGCGCTGGCCACACCGAGGCAGAGCGTCCCGCGCGGAGTACGGCTCCCGCAGCAAGTTGGTGATTCCGTTGGGCTTAACCTTGTTCTCCAACTGTCAATCCTAACTTGCTCTTGTCCGATTTATCCCATTCTGCGTGCCGGGAGTGGGCTCATGACGAATGGTTCGGGACATCAGCGCGACGGTGCACCGCGACTTTTCCGCTCAAGTCGACCGTCTGCACCGGATACCGCTTGCCTGGCTGATCACGGGTGGGGTTGGCGCTGATGATAGCCACCACTGGAAGACTAGCAGCCAAGTTTAAACTAAGGGTGTTAGACCCGGCTCAGCTCGTCGTAGAAAAAATGCCGGCGAGTCGATACCGCTTCAATCGACAAAATGCGCGCTCTGCTGGCGTGTGGGGGCGGCGTAGCCGATACCGCCACGAAGAGCTAGTGATCGCGATCACCGAGATCGGCGGCTCCGTGATCCAGAGCCGCGGCGTCGTCGACAATGCCGATACATCGGCACTGCTGGTCTTCAACCCGTCCGGACCTCATGCGGGATGGATGGGCGCAAGCTGCCACTGGCGCTACCGGTCGCTTTACCTCGAACAGAGCGCGCTCGACGATCTCTCGCGCACTCGGCACCGATCGTATTCCCTACTTCACCCGCAATTGGATTGCCGATCCCGAACTGGCCAGCAATCTGCATGCGCTGCATCGCGCGCTCGACGGCGAACATGATCCGCTGCTGCAGCGCGAATTGATGGTCACGAGCTTCGGAGCACTGTTCAGGCGTCACGGCAGCGGCGGGCTGCGCGTCGAGCCCGTGCCGCGCGACCGCGTGCGCGTCGAAAGGGCGATCGAGTACATCCGAGCGCGATTGGCGATGCCGATTTCCCTGGCGGACCTGAGCGACACGCTCGATCTCACGCAATTTCAGGTCATCAGGCTGTTCAAGCGCACGATCGGCATGACACCGCATGCCTATGTCCTGCAACTGCGGCTCGACGCCGCCCGGCGCTATCTCGCGACGGGATCGCCGATTGGCGATGCCGCGGTCGCCGCCGGGCTCTACGATCAGAGCTCGCTGACGCATCACTTCAAGCGAAGCTACGGGCTCACCCCGCTGCAGTTCGCTCAGGCTACACGAGCCTGAGCCAAGCCTTATCGCGAACTCAGCGCTTGCGGACATTCACTCTCGGAAAGCGGGCGATATGCCACTTCTCCGGGGATCGTTCCGATCACTTCGTATTCGTCCCAGTCCCGCTTGGACTCGGTTGTGCCGTGGCATGTAGGGCATTTCACGAAGTGCCACCTGTCGGATTTTTCCTTTGCCTCAGCTTCCAGCCGTGAGCCGGATCCGTCGTTGCACCCTCTGACCAAACTTAGATGCCGCGTAGATTCGATCGCGGTCGTGCCACAAAAAATCCTCTCTTTTGTCGGTCACTCAAGGCATCGGCGGTCTGCAATGACGCACTAAGGATGCGAATGAAATGAAAAAGAGCGCAGGGGTCGCGGGGTTGGCTGTTCTCGCCACTGTCGGAATGCTTGATCCTCCCGGTGTTGTCGGCAACCAGGCTGTTGCCCAGATGAATTGGCTTACGCCTCACCTCGAATCGCAGCGCCACCACAATATTCGGCGTCACCAGCAGCGCCTGCACGAGCAACGTCTGCAGCGTCAAGGAACGGCGCAAGATCAGCCGCGGCGGCCCCCAGTCTCGCCAGGACCGGATCCGGTGCGCCGCGAGCAGTTGAAGCGTCAGCTTGAGCCTGAGTATCATCGGCGGGTGCAGCTATACGGCAAAGCAAGTGCCGACGACTGGGTGAGGCGCACCGCCTGGCAGCTTGGGGTCGAAGAGGGACGAAGGGCCCGGCAGCGCGCCGAGAACCAGTGACGTTGGTCTGAGCCGCAACGGCTCGGCGAGAGCAAGGGATTTCCGAAACTCTGATCGAGGCAGGTGCCCGCGATGTTAGCGAGAACACCGTTAGTCAGCCTTGCCGTTTCAATCGCATGTGCCGCTTTCGTTTTCAGTGCGTCGCTGTCACCCGCGGCCGCACAAGTGAGCGGCTACCTCGGAGTTCCCGGTCCAATCCAGTTCGATGGCAAGTCCTACAAGCTGGTCTGGAGCTCCAGGCCCACGCCCGGCTACGCGAAGCAGGAGTATCTGCCATCCGACCAGAGCATCGGCAGCTATACGCAGATGCTGATCGTCGAGAGGGTGACAGGCGATCTGACGGTGACGGGCGCTGTTCGCGCCCAGGTCGACATGTTGAAGAAGCGGAAGGCCACTGACCCGCTCGTGAACATGAATGTGATCGAGAACTCCAATGCCGGAGAAGCTCTGCTCGACTTCATCGTAAGTTCGAAGGACCCGAAAGGCGAATATGTCGTCGAATGGAACGGCTATCGCTATGCGCCGCTAAAGGGCGCAGCGGACAAGTCCGGCGTGCTCCTGTTCGCCATCAGTCACCGGGCCTACGGGAACGACAATGCAAAGAGTTTCATGGGGCAACTGAAGAATGTCCGGGCGGCGCAGATCGCCGCGTTGACGAAGGCTGCCATGCCCAGCGTGGGGCAGTAGGCTGTGAGCCTTTCCATTTCGGTCTCACAGATGGCATGGATCGTTGCAACCACTGGACTGATTGCATCGATCATCGTTCTTGTTCGTGTTTACTACCATGCGCAATCCGCTGTGGTTATGATGGTGTGACAGTCATCGAATAAGGCATGACGACGAAGTTTCAGTCTGCGGTGCAGAGAAATTCCGCCACTGATAGCAACTCCGGCAGTTGTCGAAGAGGATATCTTTGGTTTCAGGTGCAAGCCGCAAATTTCGTCGGCTCGGAAACTCTCTGGTTGAGCGCCTACTTGGGAAACACCCATATTATTGGTCGTCCCCGACTCAGCTCGAAGGAAGTCACAGTGGCAGATTCCCAGAAGATGAAGATCACACGGCGCGCTTACGAGCTGTGGCTGCAGGCAGGTGAGCCGAAAGATAGAGACGAAGAGTTTTACGTTCAGGCTGAGCGAGAATTGAACGAGGCTCCAGAAAATGCAATCACTGCAAAAATCTCGCCGGCACCGTCTCAAGGACGGCTCTAACTTCACCCTGCTACTGAATTTGTTGCCACAACTGCATTTGACCTCGATTGCGATGAAATTCCCGAGAGCGACCAGCGCGTCGCTGGTACTTTGCAGCCGTACACGGCGGCTACAGGACGCCGCCGGGTTGCTGTGTGTATGACTATTATGGAAGCTCATTCAGAAGCTTCGACGATTAAGCCGCAAATCCAGTTTGGGTCATTAACGCAAGCTGAATAGCGCTCTCCCTCGTCCGCTCCCCCTCGATAACGACCTGGCCAGGGCCGCTGGCCGCCCAAATGTCACGAAACTGCCGCTACGGCCTGACGGGCTTTTCCTGACATTCTCGATCCAGGCGCCAGTTTTAGTATGCCTTCGTTCGCGAGCAGCGGATCGAATCCGCCATAGACCAATCCGTGTCATCAAAACCATCTTCGGGCATATCGAAAGCACGAGGTGAATACAGGTGAAGCAGTTCTTCCATCTAGTAATCAGATGACGAAAGCGATCGTCGACATCGCCACCCCGCTCGGCATTTCTGTCCACGACCACATCATCGTCGGCAAGAACGGGCATGCGAGCTTGAGGGGACTGCGGCTAATTTGACAGGCCGGATGGGACCTTCCGCTTCGTCAAGTGCAACTGCCGCCCGCGCGGCATCTATGAAATCGACACGGCTGTCGAGCGCCCGCGCAAGGCTTCGGCCGCACTGTTCACGATCGGCGTTTCGTGTACGTTGAAGCCGAGGTTCGCCAAACATTATGCGGACACGTGGCCAAAGCGATTTGGCCTAGATCGATGCCGGCAGAGCTATCGCCGAATCCTGGCGACGGACGAGATCGGGCGGCAGCTTGAGCTTGCAATTTGATGATCGTTCGCCGGTGAACTTCAAACCTTGGATGGCTTTTGGGAACTGGTCGCAGCCCCGGAGGCGTCGCCAGCGTTTCTGAGCGGCCTTGACCACCTTGAAGACCATAGCCAGCGCGGTCTTGTTCGACAGGCAGCCCTTCGATCGGATCGTCCTGTGCCGTACCGTCGCAAACGTGCTCTCGGGTTGATCGTTCGCAAATGCAGCAACGCTCAACCGGGACGTCGTAGAACGCCAAGAGAGCGTCGCGATCCTTGATCGGGCAATCGACGGCCTTCCGGCAGCCCTCCGGCGTCGCGCCAGTGATGACCAGGATGCATTGCGGCTGGTGGGCAGCCGGGCCGATGCATTCAAGACTTTGGTCTAAATTGTCGCAGTACCATAGGATTGGGTTTGACTTGCGGCCGAGAGGCTCGAAAGATCAAGACGTAAATGGAGGCGGGTCAGGTCGAACGGCTGAAAGGCCATCTGTACAGTGACGGATGACGAGAGGCGCGAGGTGTCCAGGCTTCTCGAGATAGACAGGTTGCAAACCTACTTCTTCACGGCGGCCGGTGTGGTCAAGGCCGTCGACGGCATCAGCTTTGATATCAATCAGGGCGAGACGATCGCCATCGTGGGCGAGTCCGGATGCGGCAAGTCCGTCAGCGCGCTCTCGATCCTGCGGCTGGTCGCCGATCCGCCCGGCCGCATCATTGGCGGCAGCATTCGCTTCCAGGACAGGGACCTGCTCAAGCTGAGCGATGAGGAAATCCGGGAGGTCCGGGGCAAGGACATTGCCATGGTGTTTCAGGAGCCGATGACCTCGCTCAATCCAGTCCTGACGATCGGCCGACAGCTTACCGAGACCATGGAGCAGCATCTCGACATGAGCCACGATCAGGCGGTCGCGCGTGCGATCGAGCTGTTGGGCATGGTGGGGATTTCGGATCCTGAGCGTCGACTGAGGCAGTACCCGCACCACTTCAGCGGCGGCATGCGCCAACGCGTGATGATCGCCATGGCCTTGTGCTGCGAGCCCAAGCTGATCATCGCCGACGAGCCTACAACCGCGCTCGACGTGACGGTTCAGGCGCAGATTCTCGAGCTGATGAAGAATCTGACGCGACGCATGGGCGTGGCGCTGATCGTCATCACCCATAATCTCGGTATCGTCGCGCGCTATGCCGACAGGGTCAACGTCATGTACGCGGGCAGGATCATCGAGAGCGCACCCGCGCACGATATTTATCACCGTCCCCGCCATCCCTACACGCTGGCGCTGCTGCGTTCAGTGCCGCGGATGGATCAGCCGCGCCGGGCACGGCTCGATCCGGTGCAGGGCCAGCCGCCCGACCTTTCGCGCCTCGGCGCGGGCTGCTCGTTCCAACCGCGCTGCGGCTTTGCCGTTGCACGCTGCGCCAGCGAGTCGCCTCCGTTGGAGCGGGTCGATGGCGGCGATCATCTCGCGGCATGCTGGGAGGCAAACACAGTAGCCAGATCTCTCACGAGGTCGTCATGACCCCCATCGAATCAACCGGCGCGGCACGGCAGAGCGCCCAGGCAGCGGTGCGGGTATCGCCCGTCGCGCAGGACGTCGCGCTCGAGCATAGGCGCCAATCCGAAAGGCGCGTCCACCTGGCGCCGGAGTTGGTCACGATCCGCGACCTGAAGATGCATTTTCCAGTGACCGAGGGCGCTCTCTTCTCCAGACAGGTCGCCCAGGTGAGAGCTGTCGACGGCATCAGCTTCACCATCCGCAAGGGTGAGACGCTCGGATTGGTCGGCGAGTCGGGGTGCGGCAAGACCACCACCGGTCGGTGCATCCTGCGGCTCGAGCATCCGACCGCGGGCGAGATCCTGTTCGACGGCAAGAACCTGGTCGACCTCGATCAGAAATCGATGCGGGCGCTGCGGCAGAAGATCCAGGTGATCTTTCAGGATCCTTATAGCTCCCTCAATCCGCGGATGAAGATCGGCGAGATCATTTCCGAGCCGATGATGGTGCACCGGACCGAGCCGAACAAGGCAGCGCGTGATGCGCGGGTCATGGAATTGCTCCGCCTGTGTGGCTTGGATCCCAGGTTTGCCGACCGCTACCCCCACGAGATGAGCGGCGGCCAGCGCCAGCGTGTCGGCATCGCGCGTGCCCTGTCGGTGCGTCCGGAGTTCATTATCTGCGACGAGGCCATCTCGGCACTGGACGTGTCAATTCAGGCGCAGATCATCAATCTGCTCGAAGATCTGCGGGAACAGTTCGGTTTGACCTATCTGTTCATCGCGCACGATCTCAGTGTCGTCCGCCACCTGTGCCATCGAGTCGCAGTCATGTATCTCGGCAAGATCGTTGAACTGGCCGATTGTGACGAGTTGTACGGTAATCCGCTGCACCCCTATACGCAGGCGCTTCTCGGAGCCGTGCCGGTGCCGGACCCCGACATGGAGAAGGCCCGCGCCTACCGGATCGTGAAAGGCGAGGTGCCGAGCCCGATGAATCCGCCGCGGGGATGCGTGTTTCATCCGCGCTGTCCGCTTGCGATCGACAGCTGCGCCAAGAACGTTCCGG
This genomic window contains:
- a CDS encoding sigma-70 family RNA polymerase sigma factor, encoding MPHPGAGFTTAESHSSAARDLNTYLNCETLNYETALLECASGSQSAVGKIYAREKDQLRAMAHRIVHDMSRAEDVIHEAFAQILRDARDFDPARGSARCWIYAIVRNTALKMRENARRELALGEDTLNAICERKQTVPEDPASCIPDSMTLRAMLDQLEPRHRASLLLAIIDGCTHQEIAEYLGVPVGTVKAWIRRELVAMRRQIE
- a CDS encoding AraC family ligand binding domain-containing protein; the protein is MPASRYRFNRQNARSAGVWGRRSRYRHEELVIAITEIGGSVIQSRGVVDNADTSALLVFNPSGPHAGWMGASCHWRYRSLYLEQSALDDLSRTRHRSYSLLHPQLDCRSRTGQQSACAASRARRRT
- a CDS encoding helix-turn-helix transcriptional regulator gives rise to the protein MPISLADLSDTLDLTQFQVIRLFKRTIGMTPHAYVLQLRLDAARRYLATGSPIGDAAVAAGLYDQSSLTHHFKRSYGLTPLQFAQATRA
- a CDS encoding DUF2934 domain-containing protein, which translates into the protein MTTKFQSAVQRNSATDSNSGSCRRGYLWFQVQAANFVGSETLWLSAYLGNTHIIGRPRLSSKEVTVADSQKMKITRRAYELWLQAGEPKDRDEEFYVQAERELNEAPENAITAKISPAPSQGRL
- a CDS encoding ABC transporter ATP-binding protein; its protein translation is MSRLLEIDRLQTYFFTAAGVVKAVDGISFDINQGETIAIVGESGCGKSVSALSILRLVADPPGRIIGGSIRFQDRDLLKLSDEEIREVRGKDIAMVFQEPMTSLNPVLTIGRQLTETMEQHLDMSHDQAVARAIELLGMVGISDPERRLRQYPHHFSGGMRQRVMIAMALCCEPKLIIADEPTTALDVTVQAQILELMKNLTRRMGVALIVITHNLGIVARYADRVNVMYAGRIIESAPAHDIYHRPRHPYTLALLRSVPRMDQPRRARLDPVQGQPPDLSRLGAGCSFQPRCGFAVARCASESPPLERVDGGDHLAACWEANTVARSLTRSS
- a CDS encoding ABC transporter ATP-binding protein, whose amino-acid sequence is MAPELVTIRDLKMHFPVTEGALFSRQVAQVRAVDGISFTIRKGETLGLVGESGCGKTTTGRCILRLEHPTAGEILFDGKNLVDLDQKSMRALRQKIQVIFQDPYSSLNPRMKIGEIISEPMMVHRTEPNKAARDARVMELLRLCGLDPRFADRYPHEMSGGQRQRVGIARALSVRPEFIICDEAISALDVSIQAQIINLLEDLREQFGLTYLFIAHDLSVVRHLCHRVAVMYLGKIVELADCDELYGNPLHPYTQALLGAVPVPDPDMEKARAYRIVKGEVPSPMNPPRGCVFHPRCPLAIDSCAKNVPELRELRPGHWVACAVI